A section of the Kribbella sp. HUAS MG21 genome encodes:
- a CDS encoding glycoside hydrolase family 3 N-terminal domain-containing protein, with protein MELTRRQTLGLAAAAVAGSTVAGTTTASAQRDPWVRDTLNRLTLEQKVGQLFVCYAYGPSADTADARNTSLYGVATPAEVVAKFNLGGVIYFAWTDSVRDPDQIGRLSNGLQAASLAASGVPLQISTDQEYGVVVRVGPPATQFPGGMALGATRSAAFARKAGAIGGRELRALGITTDFAPDADVNVNPLNPVIGVRSISSDPALVAELVAAQVKGYQRDGRIVSTAKHFPGHGDTDTDSHVGIPEIHHTREEWTRIDLPPFQAAIRTGIQSIMTAHIVVPALDPSGDPATLSKPILTGILRQQLRFDGVVITDSLGMKGVRDKYGDAEIPLRAIEAGVDQLLMPVDPGLAYNSVLNAVRSGRISEARIDESVRRILWLKRETGLVDALYVDLSQIAKVVGTPDNYAEAQRIADRSITLLRNDADLLPLSPAPRTIVVAGFSPRALATALQTRGATAIVKDTGSAPSDSRIADAVAAAANADLTVVLTNKAWDTKVTDKLAKQQKLVNALLAAGRPVIVVPVRDPYDVAYFQTEPATSLVTYGTTAVSMEALAKVLYGEIAPAGKLPVEIPEKPDPNQPGPAPVLYPFGHGLTFDAAETRLTVASYNIHAGAGTDNVFDLDRTARALKALDADIIGLQEVDVHWGARSQWLDTIAELATRLGMHPAFAPIYDLDPPADGKPRRQYGVGLLSRFPIVRFENHPITRLSTQDPNPVPAPAPGFLEAEVDVRGRRLHVYSTHLDYRGDPSVRLAQVGDTLKILAADDSRDLQILTGDFNAEAGAPELAGLWTRLTDSWTAAATTAGGPNTYPAVGGTKRIDFVAVGAGLRVRKAEVPAEVPVAEAASDHSAVIADLSFRS; from the coding sequence ATGGAACTGACCCGACGCCAGACCCTCGGACTAGCGGCGGCCGCCGTCGCCGGATCGACGGTCGCCGGAACCACGACCGCTTCTGCCCAGCGCGACCCCTGGGTCCGCGACACCCTGAACCGGCTGACCCTCGAGCAGAAGGTCGGCCAGCTGTTCGTCTGCTACGCGTACGGACCCAGCGCCGACACCGCAGACGCCCGCAACACCAGCCTGTACGGCGTCGCGACGCCGGCCGAAGTGGTGGCGAAGTTCAACCTCGGCGGCGTCATCTACTTCGCGTGGACCGACTCGGTCCGCGACCCCGACCAGATCGGCCGGCTGTCCAACGGGCTGCAGGCCGCGTCGCTCGCGGCCAGCGGTGTCCCGCTGCAGATCAGCACCGACCAGGAGTACGGCGTGGTCGTCCGCGTCGGCCCGCCCGCCACCCAGTTCCCCGGCGGGATGGCGCTCGGCGCGACCCGCTCGGCGGCGTTCGCGCGCAAGGCCGGGGCGATCGGCGGCCGCGAACTCAGGGCGCTCGGCATCACCACCGACTTCGCGCCGGACGCGGACGTCAACGTGAACCCGCTGAACCCGGTGATCGGTGTCCGCTCCATCTCCTCCGACCCGGCGCTCGTCGCGGAACTGGTCGCCGCGCAGGTCAAGGGCTACCAGCGCGACGGCCGGATCGTCTCGACCGCGAAACACTTCCCCGGCCACGGCGACACCGACACCGACAGCCACGTCGGCATCCCGGAGATCCACCACACCCGCGAGGAGTGGACCCGGATCGACCTGCCGCCGTTCCAGGCCGCGATCCGGACCGGGATCCAGTCGATCATGACCGCGCACATCGTCGTCCCGGCGCTCGACCCGTCCGGCGACCCGGCGACGCTGAGCAAGCCGATCCTGACCGGGATCCTGCGGCAGCAGCTCCGGTTCGACGGCGTGGTGATCACGGACTCGCTGGGGATGAAGGGCGTCCGCGACAAGTACGGCGACGCGGAGATCCCGCTCCGGGCGATCGAGGCCGGGGTCGACCAGTTGCTGATGCCGGTCGACCCGGGGCTCGCGTACAACTCGGTGCTGAACGCCGTCCGCAGCGGCCGGATCAGCGAGGCGCGCATCGACGAGAGCGTCCGGCGGATCCTCTGGCTCAAGCGCGAGACCGGCCTCGTCGACGCGCTGTACGTCGACCTGTCCCAGATCGCGAAGGTCGTCGGTACGCCGGACAACTACGCCGAGGCGCAGCGGATCGCGGACCGCAGCATCACGCTGCTGCGCAACGACGCGGACCTGCTTCCGCTCTCCCCCGCGCCCCGCACGATCGTCGTCGCAGGCTTCAGCCCCCGGGCGCTGGCGACCGCGCTGCAGACCCGGGGCGCGACCGCGATCGTGAAGGACACCGGCAGCGCGCCCAGCGACAGCAGGATCGCGGATGCCGTGGCCGCCGCCGCGAACGCCGACCTGACCGTTGTGCTCACCAACAAGGCCTGGGACACCAAGGTCACCGACAAGCTGGCGAAGCAGCAGAAGCTCGTCAACGCCCTGCTCGCCGCCGGCCGCCCGGTGATCGTGGTGCCGGTCCGCGACCCGTACGACGTCGCGTACTTCCAGACCGAGCCCGCGACCTCGCTCGTCACGTACGGCACCACGGCCGTCTCGATGGAGGCACTCGCCAAGGTCCTGTACGGCGAGATCGCGCCGGCCGGAAAGCTTCCGGTCGAGATTCCGGAAAAGCCGGACCCGAACCAGCCCGGCCCGGCGCCGGTGCTGTACCCGTTCGGCCACGGGCTCACCTTCGACGCCGCGGAGACCCGACTGACGGTTGCCTCGTACAACATCCACGCCGGCGCCGGGACGGACAACGTTTTCGACCTCGACCGGACAGCGCGGGCACTGAAGGCGCTGGACGCGGACATCATCGGGCTGCAGGAGGTCGACGTGCACTGGGGCGCCCGCAGCCAGTGGCTCGACACGATCGCCGAGCTGGCCACCCGGCTCGGCATGCACCCGGCGTTCGCGCCGATCTACGACCTCGACCCGCCCGCCGACGGCAAGCCGCGACGGCAGTACGGGGTCGGCCTGTTGTCGCGGTTCCCGATCGTGCGCTTCGAGAACCACCCGATCACCCGGCTGTCCACCCAGGACCCGAACCCGGTGCCCGCGCCGGCACCCGGTTTCCTGGAGGCCGAGGTCGACGTCCGCGGCCGCCGGTTGCACGTGTACAGCACACACCTCGACTACCGCGGCGACCCGTCGGTCCGGCTCGCCCAGGTCGGCGACACGCTGAAGATCCTCGCCGCCGACGACAGCCGGGACCTGCAGATCCTGACCGGTGACTTCAACGCCGAGGCGGGCGCGCCGGAACTGGCCGGCCTGTGGACCCGGCTGACCGATTCCTGGACCGCGGCCGCGACCACGGCAGGCGGCCCGAACACCTACCCCGCGGTCGGCGGCACCAAGCGCATCGACTTCGTCGCCGTCGGCGCCGGCCTGCGCGTCCGGAAGGCCGAAGTACCCGCCGAGGTCCCGGTCGCCGAGGCGGCCAGTGACCACAGCGCCGTGATCGCCGACCTCTCGTTCCGTTCCTAG
- the coaA gene encoding type I pantothenate kinase has translation MLQPPREVTPYTELDRATWAQLAETTVSPLTADEVERLRGLGDEIDMDEVREVYLPLSRILSLYVRHARALHADTESFLGKPVETRTPFVIGIGGSVAVGKSTTARLLRELLARWPEHPRVALVTTDGFLWPNAELERRNLMQRKGFPESYDRKALLRFVVEVKSGMDTVEAPVYSHLHYDRMPGVRTTVEQPDILLLEGLNVLQPAPRHADGKSGLAVSDFFDFSVYVDAAADDIRSWYVARFLKLWETAFRNPESYFVRYGELSREEAIKKAESLWDGINGPNLRENILPTRSRATLVLRKGADHAVRWVRLRKL, from the coding sequence ATGCTGCAGCCGCCGCGGGAGGTGACTCCCTACACCGAGCTCGACCGGGCCACCTGGGCCCAGCTGGCCGAGACCACCGTCTCTCCGCTGACGGCGGACGAGGTGGAGCGGCTGCGCGGTCTCGGCGACGAGATCGACATGGACGAGGTCCGCGAGGTGTACCTGCCGCTGTCCCGGATCCTGTCGCTGTACGTCCGGCACGCCCGCGCGCTGCACGCCGACACCGAGAGTTTCCTCGGCAAACCCGTCGAGACCCGCACTCCGTTCGTGATCGGGATCGGCGGATCCGTTGCCGTCGGCAAGTCGACGACCGCCCGGCTGCTGCGCGAGCTGCTCGCGCGCTGGCCCGAGCACCCGCGCGTCGCGCTCGTCACCACCGACGGTTTCCTCTGGCCGAACGCCGAGCTCGAGCGCCGCAATCTCATGCAGCGCAAGGGGTTTCCGGAGTCGTACGACCGCAAGGCGCTGCTGCGTTTCGTCGTCGAGGTGAAGTCCGGTATGGACACCGTCGAGGCGCCGGTCTACTCGCACCTGCACTACGACCGGATGCCGGGCGTCCGGACGACCGTCGAGCAGCCGGACATCCTGCTACTCGAAGGCCTCAACGTACTGCAGCCGGCGCCCCGGCACGCGGACGGCAAGAGCGGCCTCGCGGTCAGCGACTTCTTCGACTTCTCGGTGTACGTCGACGCCGCGGCCGACGACATCCGGTCCTGGTACGTCGCACGTTTTCTGAAACTGTGGGAAACGGCGTTCCGCAACCCGGAGTCGTACTTCGTCCGCTACGGCGAGCTGAGTCGCGAGGAAGCGATCAAGAAGGCCGAGTCGCTCTGGGACGGCATCAACGGCCCGAACCTGCGCGAGAACATCCTCCCGACCCGCTCCCGCGCCACGCTGGTCCTCCGCAAGGGCGCCGACCACGCCGTCCGCTGGGTCCGCCTCCGCAAACTCTGA
- a CDS encoding LacI family DNA-binding transcriptional regulator codes for MGERPTIAKIAEQAGVSVPTVSKVLNGRADVAAATRARVESLIQEHGYRRRSASPPAGPMIDLVFNQLGGEWSMELIRGVEEVARSEGVELVLSECGGALRPRQEWIESVLNRRPLGVIMVFSDLDADQRAQLETRRIPFVVVDPVGDVGDDVPSIGSANWNGGRQATTHLRSLGHTRIGMIGGPVETLCSRQRVDGYTDALRSTGVEVDPELIRWADFEVGGGYREALALLRLAEPPTAIFAGSDMQALGVYQAARELGLDVPRDLSVVGYDDLPLAQWVTPALTTVHQPLQQMAQLATRVVLDLSRGRTPAALRLDLAVDMKVRHSTARRGAGGADR; via the coding sequence GTGGGCGAACGGCCGACCATTGCGAAGATCGCCGAGCAGGCCGGGGTGTCGGTGCCGACCGTCTCCAAGGTGCTGAACGGGCGCGCGGACGTGGCCGCCGCGACCCGGGCGCGGGTCGAGAGCCTGATCCAGGAGCACGGGTACCGGCGGCGGAGCGCGAGCCCGCCGGCCGGGCCGATGATCGACCTGGTGTTCAACCAGCTCGGCGGCGAGTGGTCGATGGAGCTGATCCGGGGCGTCGAGGAGGTCGCCCGCTCCGAGGGCGTCGAGCTCGTGCTGTCCGAGTGCGGCGGCGCGCTGCGGCCGCGCCAGGAGTGGATCGAGTCGGTGCTGAACCGGCGGCCGCTCGGCGTGATCATGGTGTTCTCGGACCTCGACGCCGACCAGCGCGCGCAGCTGGAGACGCGGCGGATCCCGTTCGTGGTGGTGGATCCGGTCGGCGACGTCGGGGACGACGTACCGTCGATCGGCTCCGCGAACTGGAACGGCGGCCGGCAGGCGACGACCCATCTGCGGTCGCTCGGCCACACCCGGATCGGGATGATCGGCGGCCCGGTCGAGACGCTCTGCTCCCGGCAACGCGTCGACGGCTACACGGACGCGCTGCGGTCGACCGGGGTGGAGGTGGATCCGGAGCTGATCCGCTGGGCCGATTTCGAGGTCGGCGGCGGATACCGCGAGGCGCTGGCTCTGCTCCGTCTGGCCGAACCGCCCACCGCGATCTTCGCCGGCAGCGACATGCAGGCCCTGGGCGTCTACCAGGCCGCGCGCGAACTCGGCCTCGACGTACCACGCGACCTGTCCGTCGTCGGCTACGACGACCTGCCACTGGCCCAGTGGGTGACCCCCGCCCTCACCACAGTCCACCAACCCCTCCAGCAAATGGCCCAGCTCGCCACCCGGGTAGTCCTCGACCTCTCCCGAGGCCGAACCCCCGCAGCCCTCCGCCTGGACCTCGCAGTCGACATGAAAGTCCGCCACTCCACGGCCCGCCGCGGCGCCGGAGGGGCTGACCGCTGA
- a CDS encoding NAD(P)H-hydrate dehydratase has product MRHAYTVEQVRAAEAELMAKLPDGTLMQRAATGLAVAIGNFLGGVYGARVVLLVGSGDNGGDTLYAGARLARRGAHVTAVLLTPKVHEAGLAALAAAGGRGITTSGEVSGEVTGDVAHEIAAADVVVDGIVGIGGRPGLRPDALATVRLAEQYGVPIVAVDTPSGVDVDTGETPEPHVDAAFTVTFGTHKICHLVDPAASACGPVHLVDIGLDLPPAHVQSLQDSDVRALYPVPHGESDKYSRGVLGLMVGSAEYPGAAVIATAGALGGPVGMVRYVGPDAVAAAVREAHPEVVGAGRVQAWTIGSGLGSELDVRRVRELLDADEPVVLDADGLKALDDSGDHVDVLATPHAGELARLLGVERSAVEAERLKHARLAAERFDVTVLLKGSTTVIASPDGEVRVNTNATPWLATAGSGDVLAGLCGGLLASGLTPLDAASVGAYLHAAAAHLASANGPATATTIAHALPEATRRLYV; this is encoded by the coding sequence ATGCGGCACGCGTACACCGTCGAGCAGGTGCGAGCGGCCGAGGCCGAACTGATGGCGAAACTCCCGGACGGCACCCTCATGCAGCGCGCTGCCACCGGACTTGCGGTTGCCATCGGCAACTTCCTGGGCGGGGTGTACGGCGCTCGCGTCGTACTGCTGGTCGGCTCCGGTGACAACGGCGGCGACACGCTGTACGCCGGTGCGCGCCTGGCCCGCCGCGGCGCGCACGTCACGGCCGTACTCCTCACGCCCAAGGTTCACGAAGCCGGTCTCGCGGCGCTCGCCGCAGCCGGCGGCCGCGGCATCACCACCAGCGGCGAGGTCTCCGGCGAGGTGACCGGCGACGTCGCCCACGAGATCGCCGCCGCCGACGTGGTGGTCGACGGGATCGTCGGGATCGGCGGCCGCCCGGGCCTGCGCCCCGACGCCCTCGCGACGGTGCGACTGGCCGAACAGTACGGCGTACCGATCGTCGCCGTGGACACGCCGTCGGGGGTCGACGTCGACACCGGCGAGACTCCGGAGCCGCATGTCGACGCCGCGTTCACCGTCACGTTCGGCACGCACAAGATCTGTCATCTCGTGGATCCGGCCGCGTCCGCGTGCGGCCCGGTGCACCTAGTCGACATCGGCCTCGACCTGCCGCCGGCGCATGTGCAGTCGCTGCAGGATTCCGACGTACGGGCGCTCTATCCCGTGCCGCACGGGGAGTCCGACAAGTACTCGCGTGGGGTTCTCGGGCTGATGGTCGGGTCGGCGGAGTACCCGGGCGCGGCGGTGATCGCCACCGCCGGGGCGCTCGGCGGGCCGGTCGGGATGGTGCGGTACGTCGGACCGGACGCGGTCGCGGCGGCGGTACGGGAGGCGCATCCGGAGGTTGTCGGGGCCGGGCGGGTGCAGGCGTGGACGATCGGGTCTGGGCTTGGTTCGGAGCTCGACGTACGGCGGGTTCGCGAGCTGCTGGATGCGGACGAGCCGGTGGTGCTGGACGCGGACGGTCTCAAGGCGCTGGACGATTCGGGTGACCATGTCGATGTGCTGGCCACGCCGCATGCGGGGGAGTTGGCGCGGTTGCTCGGGGTCGAGCGGAGCGCAGTCGAGGCCGAGCGGTTGAAGCATGCGCGGCTGGCGGCGGAGCGGTTCGATGTGACGGTGCTGCTGAAGGGTTCGACGACGGTCATCGCGAGCCCTGATGGTGAGGTCCGGGTGAACACGAACGCAACGCCGTGGCTGGCGACGGCGGGGTCCGGCGATGTGCTTGCGGGTCTTTGCGGCGGGTTGCTGGCTTCGGGGCTGACGCCACTCGACGCGGCATCGGTGGGCGCTTATCTCCACGCAGCCGCGGCCCACCTTGCCTCCGCCAACGGCCCCGCCACGGCCACCACCATCGCCCACGCCCTACCCGAAGCCACCCGCCGGCTGTACGTCTAG
- a CDS encoding META domain-containing protein has product MLALIGTGLLALTACGTEAAPGGDPESLTGRTFVSTSVTENGKPRPDTKVLLRFTTNGRMSWNAGCNTSEATISTADGRLSTGKEITSTLIGCMGRAEDEDAWIGRILAADPAWKLDGDRLVVTTESTTITLADKQSVAPTPALDGTKWTLNTIVSGDTAAHHAGSEKAWMTLNGERVTGSTGCNEFQGKVARSAGKLTFGELATTRRACTGAAADLESALLKGLQGERVYNLDGSTLQIRNTTGGLDFVAQP; this is encoded by the coding sequence ATGCTGGCACTCATCGGAACCGGCCTGCTGGCGCTCACCGCCTGCGGGACCGAGGCGGCCCCCGGCGGCGATCCCGAGTCGCTCACCGGCCGGACGTTCGTGTCCACGTCGGTCACCGAGAACGGGAAACCGCGGCCGGACACGAAGGTCCTGCTGAGGTTCACCACGAACGGCCGGATGTCGTGGAACGCGGGCTGCAACACGTCGGAGGCGACGATCTCGACCGCCGACGGCCGGCTCAGCACCGGCAAGGAGATCACGTCGACGCTGATCGGCTGCATGGGCCGCGCCGAGGACGAGGACGCCTGGATCGGTCGTATCCTCGCGGCCGACCCGGCCTGGAAACTCGACGGCGACAGGCTGGTGGTGACGACGGAGAGTACGACGATCACGCTGGCCGACAAGCAGTCCGTCGCACCCACACCCGCCCTCGACGGGACCAAGTGGACCCTGAACACGATCGTCAGCGGCGACACCGCGGCACACCACGCCGGCTCCGAGAAAGCGTGGATGACCCTGAACGGCGAACGCGTCACCGGGTCGACCGGTTGCAACGAGTTCCAGGGCAAGGTCGCACGGTCCGCCGGCAAACTCACCTTCGGCGAACTCGCCACCACCCGCCGGGCGTGCACCGGTGCCGCCGCCGACCTGGAATCCGCGCTGCTGAAGGGATTGCAGGGCGAACGCGTCTACAACCTCGACGGCTCGACCCTCCAGATCCGCAACACGACGGGCGGCCTGGACTTCGTCGCACAACCCTGA
- a CDS encoding alpha-glucuronidase, which yields MMDHAWLATQRLPEVTVHASGVLAQTIRAEVRQTRRFRTDVQVAVCTLARVRETALWREVEAAVPEHGLGVEGFVVVRRGNDLVVAAEGGHGLLYGYFYVLRYFEWMTDDFTVVEQPAVPIRMLDHWDELSGTVRRGYSGGSIFFRDGAAVPDLGRVRAYARLLASIGINAVALAAAELPDVARLAGVFREYGIAVSLAVDFVDDPRDERVAAWWAASVARVYDVVPDLGGLVVRDARDLEGANLLARAVAPYGGTVFWRCSGAVPETDWRDRRTDRARAGYDAFVPLDGRFEENVVLQVQHGPLDFQVREPVAPLLGEIQETAFGLELQVTQEFSGQQQDLCYLGPWWREILQFDTTGGGGPTVADRIGAIVAVSNVGDDANWTGHKLAQSNLYAFGRLAWDPAADPVSLLHEWAAATFATDDRTRTELVAILAGSWRTYERYTAPLGVGFMVTPGSHYGPSVNGYEYSGRGASHYADRYGVGADRTVKSGSGFTAQYPEPLASRYEDVYTCPDELLLFFHHVPYDHVLQSGSTVLQHIYDTHFQGYAEVEAMAARWQAIADRFEPAVRENVNARFAFQLANAREWRDQVNTFFYRLSGVPDALGRTIHR from the coding sequence ATGATGGATCACGCCTGGCTGGCGACCCAGCGGCTTCCCGAGGTCACTGTGCACGCGTCCGGTGTCCTGGCCCAGACGATCCGGGCGGAGGTGCGGCAGACACGCCGGTTTCGGACCGACGTACAGGTTGCCGTGTGCACCTTGGCGCGCGTCCGCGAGACCGCGCTGTGGCGGGAGGTCGAGGCCGCCGTACCCGAACACGGGCTCGGTGTCGAGGGGTTCGTGGTGGTGCGACGGGGCAACGATCTGGTCGTCGCCGCCGAGGGCGGTCACGGGCTGTTGTACGGGTACTTCTACGTCCTGCGGTACTTCGAGTGGATGACGGACGACTTCACCGTCGTCGAGCAGCCCGCGGTGCCGATCCGGATGCTGGACCACTGGGACGAACTGTCCGGAACGGTACGCCGGGGATACTCCGGCGGCTCGATCTTCTTCCGCGACGGCGCGGCGGTGCCAGACCTCGGCCGGGTTCGGGCGTACGCGCGGTTGCTGGCGTCGATCGGGATCAACGCGGTCGCACTCGCCGCCGCGGAACTGCCGGACGTCGCGCGGCTGGCCGGCGTTTTCCGCGAGTACGGGATCGCGGTCAGTCTCGCGGTGGACTTCGTCGACGATCCGCGGGACGAACGGGTGGCCGCGTGGTGGGCCGCGTCGGTGGCCCGGGTGTACGACGTCGTTCCCGACCTGGGCGGTCTGGTCGTCCGGGACGCCCGGGACCTCGAGGGCGCGAACCTGCTCGCGCGGGCGGTGGCGCCGTACGGCGGAACGGTTTTCTGGCGGTGTTCCGGCGCGGTGCCGGAAACGGACTGGCGGGACCGCCGGACGGATCGCGCGCGGGCCGGGTACGACGCGTTCGTCCCGCTCGACGGGCGGTTCGAGGAAAACGTTGTTCTGCAGGTGCAGCACGGGCCGCTGGACTTCCAGGTCCGGGAGCCGGTCGCGCCGCTGCTCGGGGAAATTCAGGAAACCGCTTTCGGTCTCGAACTGCAGGTCACGCAGGAATTTTCCGGCCAGCAGCAGGACCTGTGCTACCTGGGGCCGTGGTGGCGGGAGATCCTGCAGTTCGACACCACCGGTGGCGGCGGGCCGACGGTGGCCGACCGGATCGGTGCGATCGTTGCCGTCTCCAACGTCGGCGACGACGCCAACTGGACCGGGCACAAGCTTGCCCAGAGCAACCTGTACGCGTTCGGCCGGCTGGCGTGGGACCCGGCGGCGGATCCGGTCAGCCTGCTGCACGAGTGGGCCGCGGCGACGTTCGCGACGGACGACCGGACCCGGACCGAGCTGGTCGCGATCCTGGCGGGTTCGTGGCGGACGTACGAGCGGTACACCGCGCCGCTCGGCGTCGGGTTCATGGTCACGCCGGGATCGCACTACGGGCCGAGCGTCAACGGGTACGAGTACTCCGGGCGGGGCGCGAGCCACTACGCGGACCGGTACGGCGTCGGCGCGGACCGGACCGTGAAGAGCGGGTCCGGGTTCACGGCGCAGTACCCGGAACCGCTGGCGAGTCGGTACGAGGACGTCTACACCTGTCCGGACGAGTTGTTGCTGTTCTTCCACCATGTGCCGTACGACCACGTGCTGCAGAGCGGAAGTACGGTGCTGCAGCACATCTACGACACGCATTTCCAGGGGTACGCCGAGGTGGAGGCGATGGCCGCGCGCTGGCAGGCGATCGCGGACAGGTTCGAGCCCGCCGTCCGGGAGAACGTGAACGCGCGGTTCGCCTTCCAGCTGGCGAACGCGCGCGAGTGGCGGGACCAGGTGAACACCTTCTTCTACCGGTTGAGCGGCGTACCGGACGCGCTCGGGCGCACGATTCACCGCTAG
- a CDS encoding 4'-phosphopantetheinyl transferase superfamily protein, producing the protein MESSVHVWLAPAGPRAAAHDFLLGLASTLVDRPTLTHDAAGRPHIPGLAVSITYTHHRLAVAASYDGPIGVDLEEIRPRDFRPLADRWFTPRELDWTARQPDRLTAFLRLWTAKEAVGKALGTGLHGSGLRREMPLGGGAVDRAPGVAVTYPPCPGAVLAVAAPLHAGVELSHFPSPTLDPACMRG; encoded by the coding sequence GTGGAGAGCTCGGTACACGTGTGGCTGGCCCCCGCCGGGCCGCGCGCCGCGGCACACGATTTCCTCCTCGGCCTCGCGAGCACTCTCGTCGACCGTCCGACGCTGACCCACGACGCGGCCGGCCGCCCGCACATCCCCGGCCTCGCAGTCAGCATCACGTACACCCACCACCGGCTCGCGGTCGCCGCGTCGTACGACGGTCCGATCGGCGTCGACCTCGAGGAGATCCGGCCACGCGACTTCCGCCCGCTGGCCGATCGTTGGTTCACCCCACGGGAGCTGGACTGGACGGCCCGGCAGCCGGATCGATTGACGGCGTTTCTGCGCCTGTGGACGGCGAAGGAAGCCGTCGGCAAGGCCCTCGGCACCGGCCTGCACGGTTCGGGCCTGCGCCGCGAGATGCCACTCGGCGGCGGCGCGGTCGACCGAGCGCCCGGAGTCGCCGTGACGTACCCGCCGTGCCCCGGCGCGGTCCTCGCCGTCGCGGCTCCGCTGCACGCCGGCGTCGAGCTGTCCCACTTCCCGTCACCGACTCTTGACCCGGCGTGTATGCGTGGGTAA
- a CDS encoding MFS transporter, which yields MTTTCEIPATSVDRLVSSQFVRLLVMVFGSGLSMYLLTSVVPLYLAAHGSGGVGAGASTAAMMFSAVAVELVVPRMLARWGYQVVLGLGLVLLGAPSLVLLASASLPLVLAVCVVRGAGLAILVVGAVALVAEITPAVRRGEALGVYGVAVGVPAVIGLPLGVYLTQVIGFGALFVLAAATSLAGLVALVGLPGRIAVEDQHVHVLGGVRRSGLLMPTLVFAAVTLGAGISVTFLPLAVAGDKQSMVAAALLLQAIAAPLARWLAGRYADRLGPARLLAPAVVLAAAGAGSLVSCRVRPRS from the coding sequence ATGACCACCACTTGCGAGATCCCGGCGACCAGCGTCGATCGACTTGTCAGCAGCCAGTTCGTGCGGCTGCTGGTGATGGTGTTCGGCTCCGGCCTGAGCATGTACCTGCTGACCTCGGTCGTCCCGCTGTACCTGGCGGCGCACGGCTCCGGTGGGGTCGGCGCCGGGGCGTCCACCGCCGCGATGATGTTCTCCGCGGTGGCCGTGGAGCTGGTGGTGCCGCGGATGCTGGCCCGCTGGGGATATCAGGTCGTGCTCGGGCTCGGACTGGTCCTGCTCGGTGCGCCCTCGCTGGTGCTGCTGGCGTCGGCGTCCCTGCCGCTCGTGCTCGCGGTCTGCGTCGTCCGCGGCGCCGGCCTCGCGATCCTGGTGGTCGGCGCGGTCGCGCTGGTCGCAGAGATCACCCCCGCGGTCCGGCGCGGTGAGGCGCTCGGGGTGTACGGCGTGGCGGTCGGCGTCCCTGCGGTGATCGGTCTCCCGCTGGGTGTCTACCTGACGCAGGTGATCGGCTTCGGCGCCCTGTTCGTGCTGGCGGCGGCCACTTCGCTCGCCGGTCTCGTCGCGCTTGTCGGTCTGCCCGGGCGCATCGCGGTCGAGGATCAGCACGTGCACGTTCTCGGCGGTGTCCGGCGGAGCGGTCTGCTGATGCCGACCCTGGTCTTCGCCGCGGTCACCTTGGGGGCCGGGATCAGCGTCACGTTCCTTCCGCTGGCTGTTGCCGGGGACAAGCAGTCGATGGTTGCCGCGGCGCTGTTGTTGCAGGCGATCGCGGCGCCGTTGGCGCGCTGGCTGGCGGGGCGGTACGCCGATCGCCTCGGTCCTGCTCGACTGCTCGCGCCCGCGGTCGTGCTGGCCGCGGCAGGCGCCGGATCACTCGTTTCCTGCCGAGTTCGGCCGCGATCCTGA
- a CDS encoding holo-ACP synthase codes for MIVGVGIDVVDVDRFMRTLERTPGLRDRVFTASEAVKPPASLAARFAAKEALAKALGAPAGMHWHDAEVQTDDTGRPWLEITGTVATQAAKLGVQSMHLSLSHDAGIASAVVVLEG; via the coding sequence ATGATCGTCGGCGTGGGTATCGATGTGGTCGACGTGGATCGGTTCATGCGGACGCTGGAGCGGACGCCGGGGTTGCGGGACCGGGTGTTCACCGCGAGCGAGGCGGTGAAGCCGCCGGCCTCGCTGGCGGCTCGGTTCGCGGCCAAGGAGGCGCTGGCGAAGGCGCTCGGGGCGCCGGCCGGGATGCACTGGCACGACGCCGAGGTACAGACCGACGACACCGGGCGGCCGTGGCTCGAGATCACCGGTACCGTCGCGACGCAGGCTGCGAAACTCGGCGTCCAGAGCATGCACCTCTCCCTGAGTCACGACGCCGGCATCGCGTCCGCGGTCGTCGTACTGGAGGGCTGA